The segment CTCACTGGGGTGGGACCTGCGACGCTTCGGCGCGGACCTGCGCGTCACGCGGCTGGACCTGTTCCCTGGCAGCGCGGGCTCCCGGCGCGAGCGCACCCTGGGGGAGCTGCACCTCACCTATTCGCCCGTCGTCAACGAGGTCGTCCGCGTGCGCGCCGAAGTCGGCGTCTCCACCGCGGATCTCCCCCAGGGCCTCGCGGTGGGACCCAGCCTGGGCATGTCCGTGGAGGCCTGCGTCCTGGGTCCCCTGGACGTGGAGGCGCGCATGCAGGTGACGCCGTTTCCCTACCGGCAGCTGGATGTCCGCTCGGGCCTGGCGCTGCACCTGGGCAGCTTCATGCTGCGCGGTGGCGTCCGGGGCCTCTACCTGGATCCGTCCATGCGCGGCGGCACCCGCGACCGGTTCATCGGCCCGGAGGCCGGTGTGGGCTTCACCTTCTAGACACAGCCGCCGCCGGAAACACCACGGGCCCGGCCGCGAGGGTGAGTCGCGGTCAGGCCCGTTGGACGTCATGGCCCCGTTGGCGGGGCGCGCGGCCTACTTCTCCTTGGAGGCCAGCTTGCGCAGGGCCTTCTGGTCACGCACGCAGAGGATGCGGCCGACGTTGCCGAGCACGCCCTCGCGCTTCATCTCGTTGATCAGCGTGGACACGAAGGAGCGCGACGCGCCGACCAGGTCCGCCAGGTCCTGCTGGGTGATGCCGCGCAGGTCCGTCTCGCCGCCGTGCGGGCAGCGCTCGCCGTGGGCTTCCACCAGCGTCAGGAGGGTGTCCGCCAGCCGGGCCGGCACTTCCTTGAAGGTCAGGCCGAGCACGCGCTTGCGCAGGGAGCGCACGCGGTCCGCGTAGGCGCGCACCACGTCCACCGCCAGGGCCGGGCGGGCCTCCAGCTGGGCGCGGAAGTCACGGCCCTCGATGCTCCACACCTCGGCCTCGCCCGCGGCGACCGCCATCTCCTCGATGGGCGTCCCCTCGGGGCGGAACAGCTCGCCGAACAGGTCGCCCGGGCGCAGGATGGACACCACCGAGCGGGTGCTGTTCTTGCCAATGCGCATCAGGCGCACGCGGCCGGACTTCAGCAGGTACACGCGGTCCGACGTGTCACCGGGGCGGTAGATGGTCGAGTTGTGCGGGAAGGACTCGACCTTGAAGTACCCCTTGAAGTCGATGGCCTCCTGGCCGGGCACCAGCTTGTTCGCCGTCACCATCATCCCGGAGCTGGTCGCCTGCAGGGGCGCCACGACGTTGGAACCGATAGGGCCGAGGGGGCGATTGAAACCGTGCATGGGATTCTCCTGGGAAGCGAAGGAAGCGGAAGGTTGGCTGGCTTGTCTGCGGCGAGCTGACCTTGCTCTTTCCAAGAGCCGTGCCATGGTCACTTCAAGTATTCCCAGGGGAACAGTTCCAGGAATGCCGGGTACTTAGCGCTACGGCAAAGTTCCAGCCCCCCCACTGTGTCCGAAACCTGAAACAAAACGTTCAAACAGTCTGATCAATTTGAACGAAACGTTAAAGGGGCCCGGGGGAGTGTCCGGCCAGGGACAGTGTCAGGAAGCGTCCTTCACCGGGTAAGGGTGCACCTGTGGACCCTGGCCCTGTGCAAGACCGAACTTTTGAAGCTTTCGTTCAAGGGTCGGACGGCTGATTCCCAGAATCTGACAGGTGCGTCCCTTGTGCCCCTTGGTGACGGCCATGGCCCGGGCGATGAGCTGCCGCTCGGCCTCTTCCAGGGTGGGGATGAGGCTCACATCGTCCACGGCGGGGGGGGCGAACATGGCGCCGCCGGGGGTGGACGCGCGGCTGGCGTCGGGGCCGGAGGGTAGCTCCAGGGCGGGCAGGTCGTCGCCGCGCAGCACGTCCCCGGGGGCGAGCACCACCGCGCGGGTGAGGACGTTCTCCAGCTCGCGCACGTTGCCGCGCCAGGGCAGCAGCGTGAGGCGCTCCATCACCTCCTGGGGCACGCGGGTGACGCGCTTGTGCACCTTCTCGTTGATGCGCTCCAGCATGTGCGTCACGAGCAGGGAGATGTCCTCCCGGCGCTCGCGCAGGGGCGGGATGAAGAGGGTGATGACCTTGAGGCGCTGGTAGAGGTCCTCGCGGAAGCGGCCCTGGGCCACCTCGTCGGAGAGGGTGCGGTGGGTGGCGGCGATGACGCGCGCGCGCAGCTTCACGCGCTTGACGCCGCCCACGCGCTCGAACTCGCGCTCCTGGAGGACGCGCAAGAGCTTCGCCTGGAGCATCAGCGACATGTCGCCAATCTCGTCCAGGAACACGGTGCCGTCCTCGGCCAGCTCGAACTTGCCGGGCTTGCCGGCGACGGCGCCGGTGAAGGCGCCCTTCTCGTGGCCGAACAGCTCGCTCTCCAGGAGCGTGTCCACGATGGCGGAGCAGTTGATGCCGATGAAGGGGCGCGTCTCGTCGTAGGAGTAGTTGTGGATGACGCGGGCGATGAGCTCCTTGCCCGTGCCGCTCTCACCGGTAATCAGCACGGTGGCGGCGCTGCCCGTCACCTTGCCTATCTCCTTCACCAACTGCTGCATGGACGCGCTGGTGCCCACGATGTCGCCCAGGCGCACGACGGCGTTCTCGCGGTGGACCTCGTCCGCGCGGCGCGACAGCTGGCGGTACTCCAGCGCCCGCTCCACGACGAGGTCCAGGGCGGCCGGGTCGGGGAAGGGCTTGTGGATGTAGTCGAACGCACCGGCCTTCATGGCCCGGATGGTCGTCTCCATGTCGTGGTAGGCGGTGACGAGGATGATGCGCGCGTCGCCGCACAGGCCCTTCATCTCCTCGATGATCTCCAGGCCCGTGCGGTCCGGGAGCATCATGTCCAGGATGACCACGCTGGGCATGTTCTCCTGGGCGGCCTTCAGCCCGGCGGCGGCGCTCGTGGCGGTGACCACCTGGTAGCGCGGCTGCCCGTCCTGTTCGATGTCCTCGAAGTGCATCGTGAGGGTTTCGAGCAGCGACACGTCGTCGTCGACGATGAGGAGGGTCTCCATGGGGCTCTCAGGCAGCGAACGTCAGCGTGAACACCATCCCCGGTTCTGCGCTTCCCTCCGCCCCCACCTCGCCCCCCACGCCCGTCATCACCCGCCGCAGCGCGGCCAGCGACAGGCCCGCCCCGCGCGCCAGCCGGGAGCCGAACGGATCGAACAGCGTGCCCCGCTCCTCGGGCGGCAGGGCGGCCGCCGGGTCGTCCAGGATGAGGCTGACCTGGCCCGGGGCGGCCTGACGCAGCGTCACCTGCACGCGGCCCTCCTCGGGCAGGCCCATGGCGACGTTGAGCAGGACCTGGGCGAGCACGGGCCTCAACCGGTTGGGATCCACCCGCACGCGGGGCAGGTCCGCCTCTTCCTTCACGTCCACCTCGATGCGGCGCTCGGCGAGCTCAGGGGCCACCATGGCGGTCGCCTCCTGGACGACCGAGCGCAGCGGGTGGGAGTCCAGGTTCGCCGCGCCCTCGCGCCCGTACTCGGAGAGCAGCCAGAGCATGCGCTCCATGGTCCGGATCTCCCGATTGGCGATGGTGAGCCGCCGCTTGTCCCGGTCCGAAAGGCCGGTGTTCCGGGCCAGCGTCTGCACGGCCATCTTCACGGACGACAGCGGGTTGCGGATCTCATGGCTGAGCGACGACGACAGCCGGGAGATCTGCACCGGGGGGGCGCCCTCCAGCACGGCGCCCAGGTCCAGGACGCCCGCGGAGGCCTCGTCGCCGTCGCGCCCCAGCACGAGCCGCAGGTAGGTGGGGGGCGGGCCGCCGCCGAAGGACGTGGAGACGAACTCCACCGCGCGGCGGTCCTCGCGGGCCCGGGCGTCCAGCTCACGGGCGCGCTCCTGCGTGATGCCGAGGACCGTGTGGAGGGGGCTGCCCACCAGCGTGGAGGCCGCGCGGCGCAGCACCGTGTCGCAGTCACCCTCCGCCCGGGTCAACCGGAGGTTGGGAGACCAGGCGAGCTGTGCGACTTGCAGGAGTTGGGCATTCATTGGTGGGCCTGAAACATACCGGTTAACGTCGCGCGCTGTCCCTATGACCCACACACCACGTCCTCCGAAGAACCTTGTGGCCGCGCTGTTGTTCCTGTCCGGCGCGACCGCGCTCGTCTACGAACTGGTGTGGTCCAAGTACCTGGGAAATGTCCTGGGCAACAGTGGCCAGGCGCACGCGGTGGTGCTGGCCACGTTCATGGGGGGGCTGGCGCTGGGGGCATTTGTCTTCGGGCGGACAGCGGACCGGGTGAAGAACCCCCTGGCGCTCTACGGCGTGCTGGAGCTGGGCGTGGGCCTGTACGCCCTGGCGTTCCCCACCGTGCTGGGGGCGCTGGAGCACCTGTGGCTGGCGGTGGCGCCCCACGTCCCGGAGCACCTGCGGGTGGGGCCCCGGCTGATGGTGTCCGCGCTGTCGCTGGTGGTGCCCACGCTGCTCATGGGCGGCACGCTGCCGGCGCTGGTGCGCCACTTCGCCGCGAGCCTCGCCGGGGTGCGGCGGGAGCTGGCGCGGCTGTATGCCATCAACAGCCTGGGCGCCGCGGTGGGCGTCTACGTCGCGGGCACGCGGCTGGTGCCGCTCATCGGCCTGTCCGCGTCCGCCACGCTGGCCGCCGGGCTCAACGTGTTCCTCGCGCTGGCGGCGCTGGCGCTCGCCCGTCAGCACCCGCCCGCCCTGGTGGTGGGGGCCGCGGCCGCCGCGGAGG is part of the Corallococcus soli genome and harbors:
- a CDS encoding sensor histidine kinase, with the translated sequence MNAQLLQVAQLAWSPNLRLTRAEGDCDTVLRRAASTLVGSPLHTVLGITQERARELDARAREDRRAVEFVSTSFGGGPPPTYLRLVLGRDGDEASAGVLDLGAVLEGAPPVQISRLSSSLSHEIRNPLSSVKMAVQTLARNTGLSDRDKRRLTIANREIRTMERMLWLLSEYGREGAANLDSHPLRSVVQEATAMVAPELAERRIEVDVKEEADLPRVRVDPNRLRPVLAQVLLNVAMGLPEEGRVQVTLRQAAPGQVSLILDDPAAALPPEERGTLFDPFGSRLARGAGLSLAALRRVMTGVGGEVGAEGSAEPGMVFTLTFAA
- the mrpC gene encoding Crp/Fnr family transcriptional regulator MrpC codes for the protein MHGFNRPLGPIGSNVVAPLQATSSGMMVTANKLVPGQEAIDFKGYFKVESFPHNSTIYRPGDTSDRVYLLKSGRVRLMRIGKNSTRSVVSILRPGDLFGELFRPEGTPIEEMAVAAGEAEVWSIEGRDFRAQLEARPALAVDVVRAYADRVRSLRKRVLGLTFKEVPARLADTLLTLVEAHGERCPHGGETDLRGITQQDLADLVGASRSFVSTLINEMKREGVLGNVGRILCVRDQKALRKLASKEK
- a CDS encoding sigma-54-dependent transcriptional regulator, whose amino-acid sequence is METLLIVDDDVSLLETLTMHFEDIEQDGQPRYQVVTATSAAAGLKAAQENMPSVVILDMMLPDRTGLEIIEEMKGLCGDARIILVTAYHDMETTIRAMKAGAFDYIHKPFPDPAALDLVVERALEYRQLSRRADEVHRENAVVRLGDIVGTSASMQQLVKEIGKVTGSAATVLITGESGTGKELIARVIHNYSYDETRPFIGINCSAIVDTLLESELFGHEKGAFTGAVAGKPGKFELAEDGTVFLDEIGDMSLMLQAKLLRVLQEREFERVGGVKRVKLRARVIAATHRTLSDEVAQGRFREDLYQRLKVITLFIPPLRERREDISLLVTHMLERINEKVHKRVTRVPQEVMERLTLLPWRGNVRELENVLTRAVVLAPGDVLRGDDLPALELPSGPDASRASTPGGAMFAPPAVDDVSLIPTLEEAERQLIARAMAVTKGHKGRTCQILGISRPTLERKLQKFGLAQGQGPQVHPYPVKDAS